Proteins encoded within one genomic window of uncultured Draconibacterium sp.:
- a CDS encoding DsrE/DsrF/DrsH-like family protein, with amino-acid sequence MTEVKETPLKKVMIIVAKANIEDVYAGLIMANGAVMEGIEAKLFFTFFGLDAITKKQMNKLHTATVGNPGMRMPNGWQFPTLLGAIPGVEAGVSSMMKKQMDELDVPPVDEFLDMITAGGGEIYACKMAADMFKLTKDDLCEHVKAIITVGDLYAMSGGDGTQIIFT; translated from the coding sequence ATGACTGAAGTAAAAGAAACGCCTTTAAAAAAGGTGATGATAATTGTAGCCAAAGCCAATATTGAAGATGTGTATGCAGGTTTGATAATGGCGAATGGAGCAGTCATGGAAGGTATTGAGGCCAAGTTGTTTTTTACATTTTTCGGACTGGATGCCATTACCAAAAAGCAGATGAATAAGCTACACACGGCAACAGTTGGTAATCCGGGAATGCGGATGCCAAACGGTTGGCAATTCCCGACTTTGCTTGGGGCAATCCCCGGAGTGGAAGCCGGAGTATCATCGATGATGAAAAAGCAAATGGATGAACTGGATGTTCCGCCGGTTGACGAATTTCTGGATATGATAACTGCAGGCGGTGGCGAAATTTATGCCTGTAAAATGGCAGCAGATATGTTCAAATTGACTAAAGATGATCTGTGTGAGCATGTAAAAGCAATAATTACAGTTGGAGACTTATACGCTATGTCCGGAGGGGACGGTACCCAGATTATTTTCACTTAA
- a CDS encoding molybdenum cofactor guanylyltransferase gives MQITTIILAGGKSKRMGTDKALLEIEGKTLLERAIDLCKPLSSELLISSNNNLHSGFNYPVINDEVKNCGPIGGIYSGLKQSSSAWNLVLSVDAAFVDAPFLQFLLKNTGDFDAVVPFSEKGSEPLIALYNRACISKMEELLENGDYRMHNLLKRVNTNWVDASVYLNKNKRLFTNLNRPEDLESSKL, from the coding sequence ATGCAAATTACCACAATAATTCTTGCCGGCGGAAAAAGCAAACGAATGGGTACCGACAAAGCACTGCTGGAGATCGAAGGAAAAACTTTGCTGGAACGTGCAATAGACCTTTGCAAACCGCTTTCGTCAGAACTGTTAATTAGCTCGAACAATAATTTGCATTCCGGTTTTAATTACCCGGTTATTAACGATGAGGTGAAAAACTGTGGTCCGATTGGCGGGATTTATTCAGGTTTAAAACAATCGAGTTCCGCTTGGAATTTGGTTTTAAGTGTTGATGCCGCTTTTGTTGATGCGCCTTTTTTGCAGTTTCTTTTAAAAAATACAGGTGATTTTGATGCCGTTGTTCCGTTTTCAGAAAAAGGTAGCGAACCGCTTATTGCACTTTACAACAGAGCTTGTATCTCAAAAATGGAAGAGCTGCTGGAAAATGGTGATTACAGAATGCACAATTTGCTGAAGCGTGTTAATACAAATTGGGTTGATGCCAGTGTATACCTTAACAAAAACAAGCGCCTGTTTACCAATTTAAACCGACCTGAAGATTTGGAATCATCCAAACTCTGA
- a CDS encoding molybdopterin-dependent oxidoreductase — translation MKTRRDFIKISTAGAGAAAISFKAFGSKGFGLFESKTEGPVSDEDLTPYPTYCEVCFWKCAAWAYVDKSGTIRKVVGNKNDPHCNGRLCPRGTGGVGMVYDEDRLKTPLIRDTRKDGTQYFREATWDEALNKVADKMKEVKEKYGPEAFGLFNHGTPGGHFHHLLRAYGSESNAEPAFANCRGPRSSAYFSTFGAYVGSPECTDIRDTKCLVLIGSHLGENMHNSQVQEMSDAIDNGATIITVDPRFSTAAAHSNHWLPIKPSTDIALLMAWIHVLIYEGLYDKDYVEQYTFGLDYLKDHVKNMTPEWAYGITTIEPEEIRRTARAMADAAPSVIIHPGRHVVWYGDDTQRGRAMAILTALLGSWGKRGGLYFPEGVSVPAYPHPHFPEPKWSWKDWNEGRYPLATMGITTEALKASIPRYNYKHQLKAWLVAGTNLPLSMPDKPLFKEAADSVEFIAVMDTMPMDITGYADVVFPEATYLERYDVIRSAANREPNIALRMPAIEPKYDSKPGWWIAKQIGERLGLHDYFNYDDYSEVIDWQLKQLGTSLEEMKKIGVKKYPRKTGPLYLGDGEDYDFNTTTGKIELYSVDFADHGFDAIPKYTKHPEPPQNFYRLIYGRAPMHTFSRTSNNPNLSDLMSENSVWVNPKVADLWGLKNGQKVWLKNQDDAITSFPVKVRVTERIRWDSVYMVHGFGHKNKKLSRAFGKGAADTEMITNVAVDPIMGGTGMRGNFITFLTEDPALEEKEVKA, via the coding sequence ATGAAGACAAGACGGGATTTTATCAAAATTTCAACTGCCGGAGCCGGAGCCGCAGCCATAAGTTTTAAAGCTTTTGGATCAAAAGGTTTTGGTCTCTTCGAATCGAAAACCGAAGGTCCGGTAAGTGATGAGGATCTTACTCCGTATCCAACTTATTGCGAAGTATGTTTTTGGAAATGTGCTGCGTGGGCTTATGTCGACAAAAGCGGAACTATACGAAAAGTTGTTGGGAACAAGAACGACCCGCACTGTAACGGGCGTTTATGTCCTCGCGGAACGGGTGGTGTTGGTATGGTTTACGACGAAGACCGATTAAAAACACCACTGATAAGAGATACGCGTAAAGATGGTACCCAATATTTCAGAGAAGCAACCTGGGATGAGGCGCTGAACAAAGTTGCCGATAAAATGAAGGAAGTGAAAGAAAAATACGGTCCCGAAGCTTTTGGTTTGTTCAATCACGGAACTCCCGGTGGGCATTTTCATCACCTGTTGCGCGCTTATGGTTCGGAAAGTAATGCTGAGCCGGCGTTTGCCAATTGTCGTGGCCCGCGTTCATCAGCCTACTTCTCAACCTTTGGTGCATACGTAGGTTCGCCCGAATGTACCGATATCAGAGATACCAAATGTCTTGTTTTAATTGGTTCGCATCTGGGCGAAAACATGCACAACTCGCAGGTGCAGGAAATGTCGGATGCCATTGATAACGGCGCAACTATTATTACGGTTGATCCACGTTTTTCAACGGCAGCAGCGCATTCAAATCACTGGTTGCCAATCAAACCGTCAACTGATATTGCTCTGTTAATGGCATGGATTCACGTGCTGATCTACGAAGGATTATACGATAAAGATTACGTTGAACAATACACATTTGGTCTTGATTATTTAAAAGATCATGTGAAAAATATGACTCCGGAGTGGGCTTATGGCATCACTACAATTGAGCCGGAAGAAATCAGAAGAACTGCCCGCGCTATGGCCGATGCAGCTCCTTCGGTAATTATTCATCCGGGACGCCACGTTGTTTGGTACGGCGACGATACACAACGCGGACGTGCCATGGCAATTCTAACTGCATTGTTAGGATCGTGGGGTAAACGCGGAGGATTATATTTCCCCGAGGGCGTTTCAGTTCCTGCTTATCCGCATCCACATTTCCCGGAGCCAAAATGGTCGTGGAAAGACTGGAATGAAGGAAGATACCCGCTGGCAACAATGGGAATTACAACCGAAGCATTAAAAGCATCAATTCCAAGATATAATTATAAACACCAGCTAAAAGCATGGTTGGTGGCCGGAACGAACCTGCCATTGTCGATGCCTGATAAGCCGTTGTTTAAAGAAGCTGCTGATTCAGTTGAGTTTATTGCAGTAATGGATACCATGCCAATGGATATTACCGGTTATGCTGATGTGGTTTTCCCGGAGGCAACTTATCTGGAGCGTTACGATGTAATTCGTTCGGCAGCCAACCGCGAGCCAAACATCGCACTGCGTATGCCGGCAATCGAACCAAAATACGATTCGAAACCGGGTTGGTGGATTGCCAAACAAATTGGCGAACGGTTGGGCTTGCACGATTACTTTAACTACGATGATTATTCGGAAGTAATCGACTGGCAGTTAAAACAGCTGGGTACTTCGCTGGAAGAAATGAAGAAAATCGGGGTTAAGAAATACCCGCGAAAAACCGGCCCGCTTTATTTGGGTGATGGCGAAGACTATGATTTCAATACCACAACCGGAAAAATTGAACTGTATTCAGTTGATTTTGCCGACCATGGTTTTGATGCCATTCCAAAATACACCAAACATCCTGAGCCACCTCAGAATTTCTATCGTTTGATTTATGGTCGTGCGCCAATGCACACCTTTAGCCGTACATCGAACAACCCGAATTTGTCAGATTTGATGAGCGAGAACAGTGTTTGGGTAAATCCAAAAGTCGCTGATTTGTGGGGACTGAAAAATGGACAGAAAGTGTGGTTGAAAAACCAGGACGATGCCATTACATCATTCCCTGTAAAAGTTCGGGTAACAGAACGAATTCGCTGGGATTCGGTGTACATGGTTCACGGATTTGGACATAAAAACAAAAAACTCTCAAGAGCTTTCGGAAAAGGAGCTGCCGATACCGAAATGATTACCAACGTTGCCGTTGACCCGATAATGGGCGGTACCGGAATGAGAGGAAACTTTATAACATTTTTAACAGAAGATCCTGCACTGGAAGAAAAGGAGGTTAAAGCATGA
- a CDS encoding 4Fe-4S dicluster domain-containing protein, which yields MRYAMAIDTKKCVGCGDCVVACQTENNVPHGYCRDWIVERIDGTYPSLSLEFRSERCNHCDNSPCVRCCPTGASHIEEGGIVTVTHHKCIGCGACIQSCPYDARYSHPDGYVDKCTFCLHRVQKGQNPACVDVCPTKCLYFGDLDDPNSDVSLAIKDRSWKVLAPEAGTKPQLYFLT from the coding sequence ATGAGATATGCAATGGCGATCGACACAAAAAAATGTGTTGGATGTGGCGACTGTGTAGTAGCCTGTCAAACTGAGAATAATGTACCGCATGGCTACTGCCGCGACTGGATTGTTGAACGCATTGACGGAACTTACCCAAGTTTAAGTCTTGAATTTCGTTCAGAACGTTGTAATCACTGCGATAATTCTCCATGCGTGAGATGTTGTCCAACCGGGGCAAGTCATATTGAAGAGGGTGGAATTGTTACGGTAACGCATCATAAATGTATTGGTTGTGGTGCCTGTATTCAGTCGTGCCCGTACGATGCACGTTACTCGCATCCTGATGGTTATGTTGATAAATGTACCTTCTGTTTGCACCGCGTTCAGAAAGGACAAAATCCGGCCTGTGTTGATGTGTGTCCTACAAAGTGTCTTTATTTTGGCGATTTGGACGATCCAAACAGCGATGTTTCGCTGGCTATTAAAGACCGTTCTTGGAAAGTACTGGCCCCGGAAGCCGGAACAAAACCACAATTGTATTTTCTAACCTAA
- a CDS encoding Crp/Fnr family transcriptional regulator, whose protein sequence is MGNTSCTCEYCQLKNIFFAHVESDELTNICDFKVEREYSKGESIIQEGDPITEFVYMKKGLVKLSKTSINGKDQIISFSKPFDFVSLLSVFSSKEYKYSVTAIEETTVCILQLDLVKKYAEENALFAMDMMSNISQMTDKIIHDSLEIKRKHLKGRIAHVLLYFSDYIYKKDEFELPISRREIAEYIGMTTENVIRTLSEFRKDEIIKIFGKDILIADKKRLKSISEFG, encoded by the coding sequence ATGGGAAACACATCTTGTACTTGCGAATATTGTCAGTTAAAAAATATCTTTTTTGCACATGTTGAAAGTGATGAACTCACCAATATTTGTGATTTTAAAGTAGAAAGAGAATATTCAAAAGGAGAATCAATAATACAGGAAGGAGATCCAATAACCGAATTTGTGTACATGAAAAAAGGCTTGGTCAAACTTTCAAAAACTTCAATTAACGGCAAAGATCAAATTATCAGTTTCTCAAAACCTTTCGATTTTGTCAGCCTCTTATCGGTATTTTCATCAAAGGAATATAAATATTCCGTTACTGCCATTGAGGAAACAACGGTATGTATTCTGCAATTGGATTTGGTAAAAAAATATGCTGAGGAAAATGCGCTGTTCGCAATGGACATGATGTCGAATATTAGCCAGATGACTGATAAAATTATTCACGATAGCCTGGAGATAAAACGCAAACACCTAAAAGGACGCATTGCACATGTACTGCTTTATTTCTCCGATTATATTTATAAAAAAGATGAATTTGAACTTCCGATTTCACGACGTGAGATTGCCGAATATATTGGAATGACCACGGAAAATGTAATTCGCACCTTATCCGAATTCCGTAAAGATGAAATCATCAAAATATTTGGAAAGGACATTCTGATTGCCGACAAGAAACGCTTGAAAAGCATTTCAGAGTTTGGATGA
- a CDS encoding cytochrome b N-terminal domain-containing protein, with the protein MAKKNDKTTFGTLAVAMFWLVILSGVLLAIPFNVESPYLSVSTMIVTNPWAALIRNYHYWSSQFFLIFSMIHLYDHFHYKENIGLKKGLAFRLSIGVLIIFLAMITGFLLKGDSDSEQARQILQTLAERVPLIGESLAFSLLGQPESYQLIYVHHIATFTVFIAVIMIEHSRRKYWPPVLDFVASAIGVLVFSYLFSAPLHDNLNPAVKGPWYFVGFQEILHWLSHPAWSLLLFLALLVLLYLVNSAKGKTVFFSKRSLLVFTGFYLFLTVIGLFFRGERWQWKNPWQENYRYEVLNNFKSPIIKLTPEFELETAIASPIIQGRKESCLACHSETHGFTDSHSPEAIGCVSCHGGNPFATGKKQSHNNMILIPGNLATAPQSCGTTQCHPEIVERVPTGLMATLSGMISVDRFVFNEQDNPDELANVHHLGNTAADEHLRNLCVRCHLGNPKTEYGPVDESSRGGGCLACHLNYSTEAEIALALAKDTIVNAHPSVSLTISNNHCFGCHSRSGRISTNYKGWHETTLEAKQMPQNDNNYRLIEGERVFVRKQQDVHHELGMECIDCHHSYEVMGDGTLYAHQENQADVQCIDCHFNGDARTIKAENLDNESAIIAALRLGNISGKEFLVTGKRNHALVNTFVENDTAFLQTKNSNIKMALTRPAEVCTRSNAHSDLACSSCHSSWVPTCIGCHNEYDPNEPSYNMVANKEQTGGWVEFFGEYDAKLPSLGIRTDGGKSEVIPVAPGMILTIDKSTYTDDTDNSSIFHRLYAPVAPHTTTKEGRDCKSCHNSSLALGYGEGKLEYEIADGKGKWTFSPLYQRDVNDGLPADAWIDFLQTRTGKVATRSNVSPLSVEQQQDILTVGACLTCHDDNSKIMQATLNDFEGQLEKRSSACILPDWE; encoded by the coding sequence ATGGCAAAGAAAAATGATAAAACGACGTTTGGGACATTAGCAGTGGCTATGTTCTGGCTGGTTATTTTATCAGGCGTATTGCTTGCCATTCCATTTAATGTTGAGTCGCCTTACCTGAGTGTAAGCACAATGATCGTTACTAATCCATGGGCAGCACTCATCCGCAATTACCACTACTGGAGCTCTCAGTTCTTCCTTATTTTCAGCATGATTCACCTTTACGATCATTTTCATTACAAAGAAAATATTGGCCTTAAAAAGGGATTGGCATTCCGCTTAAGTATTGGTGTGCTCATTATTTTTCTGGCAATGATCACCGGCTTTCTACTGAAAGGTGATTCCGACAGCGAGCAGGCCAGACAAATATTACAAACGCTGGCCGAGCGCGTTCCGCTAATTGGCGAATCGCTGGCTTTTTCGTTGCTTGGCCAGCCTGAAAGTTACCAGTTAATTTACGTGCACCATATTGCCACTTTTACGGTTTTTATTGCCGTTATAATGATTGAGCACAGCCGAAGAAAATACTGGCCGCCTGTGTTGGATTTTGTTGCATCGGCCATTGGCGTTTTGGTATTTAGCTACCTTTTCAGCGCTCCGTTGCACGACAATCTGAATCCGGCAGTAAAAGGACCGTGGTACTTTGTCGGCTTCCAGGAAATATTACACTGGCTGAGCCACCCGGCGTGGTCGTTATTACTTTTTCTGGCTTTGCTTGTTTTACTTTACCTCGTTAATTCAGCCAAAGGCAAAACCGTATTTTTCAGTAAACGGAGCTTACTTGTTTTTACAGGCTTCTACCTGTTTTTAACTGTTATCGGTTTATTCTTCAGAGGAGAACGCTGGCAGTGGAAAAATCCGTGGCAGGAAAATTACCGCTACGAAGTACTGAACAATTTTAAATCGCCAATAATAAAACTAACTCCCGAATTTGAGCTGGAAACTGCAATCGCGTCCCCCATTATCCAAGGGAGAAAAGAAAGTTGTCTGGCCTGCCACTCAGAAACGCACGGCTTTACCGATTCACACTCGCCCGAAGCCATTGGTTGCGTATCGTGTCACGGCGGGAATCCGTTTGCAACCGGAAAAAAACAGTCGCATAATAACATGATCCTTATTCCGGGAAATCTGGCTACCGCGCCACAATCGTGCGGAACCACACAGTGTCACCCGGAAATTGTTGAGCGCGTACCAACAGGTTTAATGGCCACTTTAAGTGGAATGATAAGTGTTGACCGTTTTGTTTTTAACGAGCAGGATAATCCGGATGAATTGGCCAATGTACATCATCTTGGAAATACGGCTGCCGACGAGCATCTGCGTAATTTATGCGTTCGCTGCCACCTTGGAAATCCAAAAACTGAATATGGTCCAGTTGACGAGAGCAGTCGCGGTGGAGGCTGTCTGGCTTGCCACCTGAATTACAGCACTGAAGCAGAAATAGCACTTGCTTTGGCAAAAGACACCATTGTTAATGCACACCCGTCGGTGAGTCTGACTATTAGTAACAACCACTGTTTTGGGTGCCACAGCCGCTCCGGAAGAATTTCAACCAACTACAAAGGCTGGCACGAAACAACGCTTGAAGCCAAACAAATGCCTCAAAACGATAACAACTACCGCCTGATCGAAGGTGAACGTGTATTTGTAAGAAAACAACAAGACGTGCATCACGAGCTGGGAATGGAATGTATCGATTGCCACCACTCCTACGAAGTAATGGGCGACGGAACTCTTTATGCCCACCAGGAAAATCAGGCTGATGTGCAATGTATTGATTGTCATTTTAATGGCGATGCAAGAACAATAAAAGCTGAAAACCTTGACAATGAGTCGGCAATTATTGCGGCTCTACGCCTTGGAAATATTTCGGGAAAAGAGTTTTTGGTAACAGGCAAACGCAACCATGCGCTGGTAAATACTTTTGTTGAAAACGACACGGCCTTTTTACAAACCAAAAACAGCAATATAAAAATGGCTTTAACCCGTCCGGCAGAAGTGTGCACAAGAAGTAATGCCCACTCCGATTTGGCTTGTTCAAGTTGTCATTCGTCGTGGGTACCAACTTGTATTGGTTGTCACAACGAATACGATCCGAACGAGCCATCGTACAACATGGTTGCCAACAAAGAGCAAACCGGTGGCTGGGTGGAATTTTTTGGCGAGTATGATGCTAAACTTCCGTCTCTGGGGATACGGACTGACGGCGGAAAATCTGAAGTTATTCCTGTTGCACCCGGAATGATTTTAACCATTGACAAAAGCACTTACACTGACGACACTGATAATTCCTCTATTTTTCATCGTCTGTATGCGCCGGTTGCACCACACACCACAACCAAAGAAGGACGCGATTGTAAAAGTTGTCACAACAGCTCGCTGGCATTGGGTTATGGCGAAGGGAAACTGGAATACGAAATTGCAGACGGTAAAGGGAAATGGACTTTTTCTCCGTTATACCAACGCGATGTGAACGATGGTTTGCCTGCCGATGCCTGGATCGATTTCTTGCAAACAAGAACCGGGAAAGTGGCTACACGTTCTAATGTTTCTCCGCTAAGTGTTGAGCAGCAACAGGACATTTTAACCGTTGGTGCATGCCTGACCTGCCACGATGATAACTCGAAAATAATGCAAGCCACGCTTAACGATTTTGAGGGTCAGCTGGAAAAACGAAGTTCTGCATGTATTCTTCCGGATTGGGAATAA
- a CDS encoding FAD/NAD(P)-binding oxidoreductase → MKKIVILGAGTAGTMMANKLRKALDRDEWAITIVDQFKTHYYQPGFLFIPFGIYQKEDVIKPKADFIPAGVTMIYSAIDRIEGDANKVHLDGGQVLNYDFLIVATGTKTNPDETPGLKDKLWYKEIFDFYTIDGALALQKFFKGWEGGKLVMAITELPYKCPVAPLEFVFLADAYFTELGMRDKVEIAYVTPMPGAFTKPVATKMLSELLAEKNIEVIPDFYIERVDNDAKKLISYDEKEIDFDVLTVVPVNMGDDMIERSGLGDDLNFVPTDKHTLQSVAHENIFVLGDASNIPTSKAGSVAHFAAEILFENLMSAIEGRPLHAKFDGHANCYIETGFGKGALIDFNYDTEPLPGTFPLPGIGPFGLLENTKINHYGKVMFRWIYWHILLKGKELPVEPLMTMAGKKKVN, encoded by the coding sequence ATGAAGAAGATAGTAATTCTTGGAGCCGGAACTGCGGGCACAATGATGGCTAATAAGCTACGGAAGGCACTCGACAGAGACGAGTGGGCAATTACCATTGTCGATCAGTTTAAAACACATTACTACCAACCCGGATTTTTATTTATTCCTTTTGGTATTTACCAGAAGGAAGATGTGATAAAACCAAAAGCAGACTTTATTCCTGCCGGGGTGACTATGATATATTCGGCAATCGACAGAATCGAGGGCGATGCCAATAAAGTACACCTTGACGGCGGGCAGGTGCTGAATTACGATTTTCTGATTGTGGCAACGGGTACCAAAACCAATCCGGATGAAACACCGGGTTTGAAAGACAAGCTGTGGTACAAAGAGATCTTCGACTTTTATACCATCGACGGTGCGTTGGCGCTGCAAAAATTCTTTAAAGGCTGGGAAGGAGGAAAACTGGTAATGGCCATTACCGAATTGCCTTACAAATGCCCGGTTGCACCACTTGAGTTTGTCTTTCTGGCCGATGCGTATTTCACCGAACTGGGCATGCGCGATAAGGTGGAAATAGCCTATGTTACGCCAATGCCGGGAGCTTTTACCAAACCCGTAGCTACAAAAATGCTTTCGGAGTTGTTAGCCGAGAAAAACATCGAGGTAATTCCTGATTTCTATATCGAACGGGTAGATAACGACGCCAAGAAACTTATTTCCTACGACGAGAAAGAAATTGATTTTGATGTGCTTACCGTGGTGCCTGTGAATATGGGCGACGATATGATTGAAAGAAGCGGATTAGGAGATGATCTGAATTTTGTTCCAACCGATAAACATACCTTGCAGTCGGTGGCACACGAGAACATCTTTGTACTGGGCGACGCTTCAAATATTCCAACTTCGAAAGCCGGATCGGTGGCTCACTTTGCCGCCGAGATTTTATTTGAGAACCTGATGAGTGCCATTGAAGGCCGTCCGCTGCACGCAAAATTTGATGGTCATGCCAACTGCTACATCGAAACCGGTTTTGGGAAAGGTGCACTTATCGATTTCAATTACGATACAGAACCACTTCCGGGAACTTTCCCGCTACCGGGCATCGGGCCGTTTGGCTTGCTGGAAAATACCAAAATCAACCACTATGGCAAAGTTATGTTCCGCTGGATTTACTGGCACATTTTGCTAAAAGGCAAAGAACTGCCGGTTGAACCGCTAATGACAATGGCCGGGAAAAAGAAGGTGAACTAA
- a CDS encoding TusE/DsrC/DsvC family sulfur relay protein: MAEKTFAGKTVEVTAEGYLVNKSDWSKEVAAEMAKEDGIELTDKHYEVLDYLREQEAAGTTLTIRKVGKSGIVDIKGLYQLFPGGPLKLSSKYAGISKPASCV, encoded by the coding sequence ATGGCAGAAAAGACTTTCGCAGGAAAAACTGTTGAGGTAACCGCTGAAGGCTACTTGGTAAACAAATCGGACTGGAGCAAGGAAGTTGCTGCAGAAATGGCAAAAGAAGATGGTATTGAACTGACCGACAAACACTACGAAGTGTTGGATTATTTGCGTGAGCAGGAGGCGGCAGGTACCACCCTGACAATCAGGAAAGTTGGGAAATCGGGTATCGTCGATATTAAGGGATTGTATCAACTGTTTCCCGGAGGACCATTGAAACTATCTTCAAAATATGCCGGTATTTCCAAACCGGCAAGTTGCGTTTAA
- a CDS encoding DUF1641 domain-containing protein, with protein sequence MMEEKTLQVQISELNQKVDLLLEYVNQQRLKTNEVEDLISDLSIVGKDMYDTAVEDLDNRMVHLDIDEVKGLMLRILRNIDNMNRFLELFESMNDLVKDASPILNEVIIDFSKKLNELDQKGYFEFFAEAGQIFDNIISHYKPADVKELADNIVTIMETVRSATQPEMMSAMNNGLKIYGSMEMENVPEYSIFKVMREMNKPEMKRALGFFVTFMKNMAAETNKNNN encoded by the coding sequence ATGATGGAAGAGAAAACATTACAAGTACAAATATCGGAGCTGAACCAAAAGGTTGATTTACTGCTGGAGTATGTAAACCAGCAGCGGCTTAAAACCAACGAAGTTGAAGATTTGATTTCCGACCTGTCGATAGTTGGAAAAGACATGTACGATACGGCGGTGGAAGACCTGGACAACCGAATGGTTCATCTTGATATTGATGAAGTGAAGGGGCTCATGTTGCGAATTCTGCGTAACATCGATAACATGAACCGTTTCCTGGAGCTATTCGAAAGTATGAATGATCTGGTTAAAGATGCTTCGCCGATTCTAAACGAAGTGATCATCGATTTCTCCAAAAAACTGAATGAACTGGATCAGAAGGGGTACTTCGAATTCTTTGCAGAGGCGGGGCAGATCTTTGATAACATCATTTCTCATTACAAGCCGGCGGATGTAAAAGAACTGGCAGATAACATTGTAACCATTATGGAGACAGTTCGCTCGGCTACACAACCCGAAATGATGAGTGCGATGAACAATGGCCTTAAGATTTACGGAAGTATGGAAATGGAAAATGTTCCTGAGTATTCCATTTTTAAGGTTATGCGCGAAATGAATAAACCGGAGATGAAACGCGCGCTGGGATTCTTTGTAACTTTTATGAAGAACATGGCGGCAGAAACCAATAAAAACAACAATTAA
- a CDS encoding RNA polymerase sigma factor, with protein MRQKEHIHKKIIEASKNGDNRARYELYGLYSKAMFNICYRMMNNREEAEDMLQEAFTQAFTKLESFRYESNFGSWLKRIVVNTCINAINKRKVDLTYCEEIYDYDTEEENNDYEPEYTIANITQAMEQLPEGGRMIFSLYLLEGYDHGEIAQILEIKESTSKTQFMRAKRRVVEILKQTHGNAMDKI; from the coding sequence TTGAGACAAAAAGAGCACATACATAAAAAAATTATCGAGGCCAGTAAAAACGGAGATAACCGGGCGCGATACGAGCTATATGGATTGTACTCGAAAGCCATGTTCAATATTTGTTACCGAATGATGAATAACAGGGAGGAGGCCGAAGACATGTTGCAGGAAGCATTTACACAGGCATTTACCAAATTGGAATCGTTCCGTTACGAATCGAACTTCGGGTCGTGGTTAAAACGCATCGTTGTAAACACCTGTATTAATGCCATTAACAAACGAAAAGTAGATCTCACCTATTGCGAAGAGATTTACGACTACGACACGGAGGAGGAAAACAACGATTACGAGCCGGAATATACAATAGCAAATATTACACAGGCAATGGAACAATTACCCGAAGGTGGACGAATGATTTTCTCGCTTTATCTGCTCGAGGGATACGATCATGGCGAAATTGCGCAAATACTGGAAATTAAAGAATCAACATCGAAAACCCAGTTTATGCGTGCCAAACGCCGTGTTGTTGAGATACTAAAACAAACCCATGGAAATGCTATGGATAAAATATAA
- a CDS encoding Rieske (2Fe-2S) protein has product MNTKNRRVFLKIAAVGFVSFFAFIWNKLTLRHIATSGAEEASVPLNKNKEVQFFDKYIIVNSDNNTTVFSSHCSHLGCKIDKMESGKLVCPCHGSEYDLQGQVLKGPAYKNLTILNSSVSDDGKSITIKA; this is encoded by the coding sequence ATGAACACCAAAAACCGAAGAGTATTTTTGAAAATAGCGGCGGTAGGATTTGTTTCGTTTTTTGCATTCATTTGGAATAAATTAACGCTCCGGCATATTGCAACTTCCGGTGCAGAAGAGGCTTCAGTTCCGCTGAATAAGAACAAGGAAGTGCAGTTTTTCGACAAATACATTATTGTTAATTCGGATAATAATACAACGGTGTTTTCATCGCATTGCAGCCATCTGGGATGCAAAATTGATAAAATGGAAAGCGGCAAATTGGTTTGTCCCTGCCATGGTTCGGAGTACGATCTGCAAGGCCAGGTACTAAAAGGGCCGGCCTATAAAAACCTTACAATACTCAACTCTTCGGTTTCCGACGATGGAAAATCAATAACAATTAAAGCATAA